The segment AAAAATTAATAGCGAAGAATTAGAGAATTGGCTGGCTATACAACTTCAACCCAGAATTGATTTTAAAATTTATGAGTTTACTAATAATGGCAAAGATATCGTTTTATTTGAAATACCTAGAGCTACTTATATTCCTATCGCGTTTAAGGGTGTTGAGTATATTCGTGTAGGGAGTTACAAAAAAAAACTTAAAGATTTTCCCGAAAAAGAAAGGCAATTATGGTCGTTATTTGATCGCCAACCCTTTGAAAAGGGAGTTGCCTTACAAAATGTAACGGCAGATGAAGTTTTAGCAAAGATTAATTATCCGAGTTATTTCGAGTTAACCAACCAAAATCTGCCAGATCACAAACAAGGTATTTTAGAACGTTTAGCAGCAGAAAATATAATTAATATCAAGCCAAGTAACTATTATGATATTACTCAGCTTGGAGCGATTCTTTTTGCTAAAAGACTAACAGATTTTAACAGATTAGGTAGAAAGGCAGTTAGAGTGATTATATACAGTGGCAACAATCGTATTAACACTCAAAGAGAAGAATTGTTTGATAAAGGTTATGCTGTTGGTTTTGAAGAAATTATAAAATTTATTAATAGTCAATTACCTCAGAATGAAGAAATTCGTCAAGCCTTACGCCAAAATATAAAAATATATCCAGAAATCGCCATTAGAGAATTAGTTGCTAATGCAATTATCCATCAAGACTTTAATATGACTGGTGTGAGTTCTACTATAGAAATTTTTTCTGATCGCATGGAAATTAGAAACCCTGGTGAACCCTTAGTTGATACAATGCGATTTATCGATTTACCTCCTCAATCTCGTAATGAAGATTTAGCTGCTTTTATGAGAAGAATTAATATCTGCGAAGAACGAGGTATTGGTATAGATAAAGTAATTAACTCAGTAGAGATTTGTCAACTCCCAGCCCCAGAGTTTAACGTTAAAAGTAAACATACCGAAGCTATCTTGTTTACTTATAGAGAATTAAAAGATATGGACAAGAGAGATCGAATTAGAGCTTGTTATCAACACGCTTGTTTACGCTTTGTATGTCGTGAACAAATGACTAATGAATCTTTGCGAAGACGATTCGCAATTGCTGAAAAAAATTACTCTATGGCCTCACGAATTATTGCAGATACAATTAATGAAGGACTAATCAAGCCTTATGATTTAGAAAATAAATCGAGAAAACACGCTAAATATGTACCCTTTTGGGCATAAATCCTTATCTATTCTGAATTAAATATAAATTTAGTTTATGTGACGGTTATGTGACTGACTAGCCAAAATCCTTGAAATAGTGACAAAGTAAAATCGCCAAAACCCCTGTTCATTAAAGGTTTCAGAGTTTTCTGCTTAATTGATTTTTATGTGATTTGACAAAAGCTATAACTCTCAACAAGCCTTCTGATGCTTAGTCATTTCTACAAACGCTAAGAAACATCTCTGACACCAGCCATCAACCCACAACGCCGGAATCTTAAACCGTGCCTTACAATTAGGACACTCTGAAAGTAAGCGTAAGGAATGGCGATCGCATCTTAAACTGCCATTCAATTCTATGGCAAGGGGAAGGGAGAGTAATTAGATTTATTGCTCCCCCTTCCCTGAAACCCGTTAACAGTCAACCGTCAACAGCCTTATTTTTTCCCTTTTCGTCCCGCAGTGGTATCGATAGCTTCTAGTTCAGAACGTTTGAAAGTGACGAGTTTATCCCAGTTTCCCCCTTCAAACAGAACAGCAACTTTCCCGTCACTGACTCGTTGAACTAGACCTTGGAAACCATAGTAAGTATCGACGGGGTTCGTGACTCGCACGGCAGAACCTGGCAAAATCATAGTATTTCAACTGTTCGGTGGACTCAATCTTAGTTTACACGAACAAGGGGGGAGCATGAAAGCCACCATGATTTATCTGGTGGATGAAATGCGACACGGCGGATTTATCCGCCTGTAACTTGTCAACCCAGAAAATATTACGCTATCATATTGGCGTAAGGAGGATTGAGCCAATGCTAGTGTACGAATTCAA is part of the Planktothrix serta PCC 8927 genome and harbors:
- a CDS encoding RNA-binding domain-containing protein, with amino-acid sequence MENESLFRLLQQLITLPQETEWVEFKKDNTEPENIGEYLSALSNSATLHDKQTAYLIWGIDDQSHNIIGTKFKPKQKKINSEELENWLAIQLQPRIDFKIYEFTNNGKDIVLFEIPRATYIPIAFKGVEYIRVGSYKKKLKDFPEKERQLWSLFDRQPFEKGVALQNVTADEVLAKINYPSYFELTNQNLPDHKQGILERLAAENIINIKPSNYYDITQLGAILFAKRLTDFNRLGRKAVRVIIYSGNNRINTQREELFDKGYAVGFEEIIKFINSQLPQNEEIRQALRQNIKIYPEIAIRELVANAIIHQDFNMTGVSSTIEIFSDRMEIRNPGEPLVDTMRFIDLPPQSRNEDLAAFMRRINICEERGIGIDKVINSVEICQLPAPEFNVKSKHTEAILFTYRELKDMDKRDRIRACYQHACLRFVCREQMTNESLRRRFAIAEKNYSMASRIIADTINEGLIKPYDLENKSRKHAKYVPFWA
- a CDS encoding NAD(P)H dehydrogenase subunit NdhS, whose amino-acid sequence is MILPGSAVRVTNPVDTYYGFQGLVQRVSDGKVAVLFEGGNWDKLVTFKRSELEAIDTTAGRKGKK